One Miscanthus floridulus cultivar M001 chromosome 11, ASM1932011v1, whole genome shotgun sequence DNA window includes the following coding sequences:
- the LOC136491488 gene encoding uncharacterized protein, which translates to MEALVVRRLGDPTLPPGGEASPFAAVSGDHPVPEISSPTAVRVRVAATSLNFANFLQVQGKYQERPPLPFVPGSDYSGVVDAVGPGVRGLRPGDRVCSFTGLGSFADFIVAEEKQLFLVPDGCDLVTAGALPVAFGTSHLALVHRCAGNDRPPMTNVTSAPSPSLSKLARSCSTLGSETMMALTSSTWGVLDDGQDAPDREGVIVVAHHPSEEAGFIYECGPAPAS; encoded by the exons ATGGAGGCGCTCGTGGTGCGGCGGCTGGGCGACCCCACGCTGCCCCCCGGCGGCGAAGCCTCCCCGTTCGCCGCGGTCTCTGGGGACCACCCGGTGCCGGAGATCTCGTCGCCAACAGCAGTCCGAGTGCGAGTCGCGGCGACCAGCCTCAACTTCGCCAATTTCCTCCAGGTGCAGGGCAAGTACCAGGAGCGCCCCCCGCTGCCGTTCGTGCCTGGATCCGATTACTCTGGCGTGGTCGACGCAGTCGGGCCCGGTGTGCGTGGGCTCCGGCCAGGCGACCGCGTCTGCTCCTTTACCGGCCTCGGGTCCTTCGCTGACTTCATCGTCGCCGAGGAGAAGCAGCT ATTTTTAGTGCCTGATGGATGCGATCTGGTCACAGCTGGGGCTTTACCTGTTGCGTTTGGTACATCACATTTGGCCCTTGTTCACCGGTGTGCCGGGAACGACCGCCCGCCTATGACGAACGTCACGTCCGCGCCGTCCCCGTCCCTGAGCAAGCTCGCCAGGTCCTGCAGCACGCTGGGCTCCGAGACGATGATGGCGCTCACGTCCTCGACATGGGGGGTCTTGGATGACGGTCAGGACGCACCTGACCGTGAAGGGGTCATTGTTGTTGCGCACCATCCTTCGGAAGAGGCAGGATTTATATATGAATGTGGGCCAGCCCCTGCCTCTTAA